From the genome of Labrus bergylta chromosome 12, fLabBer1.1, whole genome shotgun sequence, one region includes:
- the ccdc30 gene encoding coiled-coil domain-containing protein 30 isoform X2 encodes MNHEEVQTRLDGGIPLGTSAEERQGHPCQKLLDSEAKLQTATRELQTLRTQQAKEMLEVESYVAHIRGLLEERECLTADYERDNEHLRQELHQIRQRQESQSKELAEMLAQEDLGEIGLSSPSEQVAYLLVERATLLERLEAVERRLESQSLTENLREVHQQDYIHHTMGVELRNQREDMKKTIDNMKQCASQSPWKKLFGLRRSGQSKHNITPAHSEEISQEKNEHQRLERDLEEASRRLAMAHQDIRRLTNEVDAAKNNLDPSGSELQGTVQEVENLRKEVDKLKHCDMMKLQRAKEQNDKLDAENRALRERVLTLDSEKKCLLDQLKVNDGKHDDPKDKSISSKPHQSGLLDQDEDGIHKRCREAMEDGVVQLKEMQRQLQRLHKQQEELEERNEELEALLGEAQNSSKEERHRHEGELEGLHRRIRGLEAELKMPGDPGKMMRNGENVKATESFLQLHLRDSSQERLALLEARLTEEKDWRKQLEVDLSAAQAALKKDKEALQISERELKKLRLEVNSLQRECQQGKTLIKSLTQVKGEKAVLEEKVAQMERSQSRLQSKLEYCKDSNRTQEDKLQEQADGLIAELISLQTAHNALREEMVAERLQSAELQAKLSSGVQEKLTAEGERARLKVEIQRLKEQLKWHDEQLSSSKEALISKKEPELQTADKESIMSPVERTQDEYSYQELNLLQTKLEKECQLASQHQLALQAQVNEAQAHIKSQDLVLNQKAEEAKQMKQDLQRAQSLFSSAERELRYEKEKNLDLKRHNTLLDQEKLKLCAELKQVQKKLVQMEHSVQAQAAECECQQQKIRKLELELARNSTNRSTTTSLQEELQAERVRLMAADKKVLELQQQLKNAQHQLRVEEARAGESSRLERDSRDLADTISALRTKQQEEHITRKLLEQREEELQQQLRSLRLKEASMTKTNAELSHRAQQLESHLTILEAELRKAREEVRDNQRSYNKLQEDLGSKQQEVDRLQGELQQVLLQLDTHVRKYNEKQSQHKTKLRQAKQVFLKATAQKDRIIQKLENDLVLASSLSHKEKERINTVMEENEKLLEEKRELLRNISEAEEMGSKGMRTASTVQYRVNVLEMENRQLQDRTLKLSNQVSSLERALRNVQSHYSVENAKKVPPSDSLCDGILRTSSLSLTSGSCDPLHILDAICHVKVGECVVADSTAAVSMQQPSEQGYLNLISPLVPPDSKGTEESNNDTNQV; translated from the exons GATGTTGGCTCAGGAGGACCTTGGGGAAATTGGTCTGAGCAGTCCCAGTGAGCAAGTGGCCTACCTTTTGGTGGAAAGGGCCACTTTACTGGAGAGGCTGGAGGCTGTAGAAAGGAGACTGGAAAGTCAGAGCCTCACTGAAAACTTAAGAGAAGTCCATCAACAG GACTATATTCACCACACAATGGGGGTGGAGCTGAGGAATCAGAGGGAGGATATGAAGAAAACCATAGATAACATGAAG CAGTGTGCGTCCCAAAGTCCATGGAAGAAGTTGTTTGGGCTGCGCAGGTCTGGTCAAAGCAAACACAATATTACCCCT GCTCACAGCGAGGAGATTTCCCAAGAGAAAAATGAGCACCAGCGACTGGAACGAGACCTTGAAGAGGCATCCAGGAGGCTGGCAATGGCTCATCAGGATATCCGCAGACTCACCAATGAGGTGGATGCTGCCAAGAACAACCTGGACCCAAGTG GATCTGAGCTACAGGGAACAGTCCAAGAAGTAGAGAACCTGAGGAAGGAAGTGGACAAACTGAAACACTGTG ATATGATGAAGCTGCAGCGAGCCAAAGAGCAAAATGACAAACTAGATGCTGAGAACAGagctctgagagagagagtcctcACTTTAGACTCTGAAAAGAAATGTCTCTTGGATCAG TTGAAAGTAAATGATGGGAAACATGACGATCCAAAGGACAAGAGCATTAGCAGTAAACCCCATCAGTCTGGTTTGTTGGATCAAGACGAGGACGGTATTCACAAACG ATGTCGTGAAGCGATGGAAGACGGGGTTGTACAGTTGAAAGAGATGCAAAGACAACTCCAGAGGCTCCACAAGCAACAAGAAGAGCTTGAGGAGAGGAACGAGGAACTGGAGGCTCTGCTGGGGGAGGCCCAGAACTCCAGCAAGGAGGAGAGACATCGCCACGAGGGAGAACTTGAAGGACTCCACAGAAGG ATCAGAGGCCTGGAGGCAGAGCTCAAGATGCCAGGTGACCCAGGAAAAATGATGAGGAATggagaaaatgtaaaagccACTGAGTCCTTCTTACAACTGCATCTAAGGGACAGCAGCCAGGAGAGACTAGCTCTGCTAGAGGCTCGTCTGACAGAGGAGAAGGACTGGAGGAAACAGCTGGAGGTAGACCTCAGTGCTGCCCAGGCTGCCCTCAAGAAAGACAAGGAG GCTCTGCAGATAAGTGAGCGAGAGCTGAAGAAGCTAAGACTAGAGGTCAACAGCCTTCAGAGAGAATGCCAACAAGGGAAAACACTCATCAAGAGCCTCACTCAAGTCAAAGGGGAGAAAGCCGTTCTGGAGGAAAAG GTTGCTCAGATGGAGCGTTCCCAGAGCCGACTGCAGAGCAAGCTGGAATACTGCAAGGACAGTAACCGAACCCAGGAGGACAAGTTGCAGGAGCAGGCTGACGGGCTTATTGCTGAACTCATCAGCCTCCAGACAGCACACAATGCCTTGAG GGAAGAGATGGTTGCTGAGCGGCTGCAGTCGGCTGAGCTCCAGGCAAAGCTGAGCTCAGGTGTCCAGGAAAAGCTGACAGCCGAGGGAGAAAGAGCTAGGCTGAAGGTAGAGATCCAGCGCCTTAAAGAGCAGCTGAAGTGGCACGATGAGCAGCTCTCGTCTTCAAAGGAAGCACTTATTAGCAAAAAGGAGCCTGAACTGCAAACAGCTGATAAAGAATCCATTATGAGTCCAGTGGAGAGGACGCAGGATGAGTACTCATATCAG GAGCTGAATCTTCTCCAGACCAAGCTGGAAAAGGAGTGTCAGCTGGCCTCACAGCACCAACTGGCCCTGCAGGCTCAGGTCAATGAAGCCCAGGCACATATAAAG TCCCAGGACTTAGTGCTGAACCAGAAGGCAGAGGAGGCTAAACAGATGAAGCAGGACCTGCAGAGGGCCCAGAGCCTTTTCTCCTCAGCAGAGCGAGAGCTGCGCTACGAGAAAGAGAAGAACCTGGATCTGAAGAGACATAATACCCTGCTGGATCAGGAAAAACTCAAG CTTTGTGCAGAGCTGAAGCAGGTCCAGAAAAAGCTGGTCCAGATGGAGCATAGTGTCCAAGCTCAGGCGGCTGAGTGTGAATGTCAGCAGCAGAAAATTCGAAAGCTGGAATTGGAACTTGCACGTAACTCAACAAATCGCAGCACCACCACTAGTTTGCAGGAAGAGCTACAGGCAGAGAGGGTGCGGCTGATGGCTGCTGACAAAAAG GTGTtagagctgcagcagcagcttaagAATGCCCAGCACCAGCTGCGAGTGGAGGAAGCTCGGGCAGGTGAGAGCAGTCGTCTGGAGAGGGACAGCAGGGATCTGGCCGATACCATATCAGCCCTGAGAACcaagcagcaggaggagcacaTTACCAG GAAGCTGTTGGAGCAGCGTGAGGAGGAGCTGCAACAGCAGTTACGGTCACTCAGGCTGAAGGAGGCCTCCATGACCAAGACAAATGCAGAGCTCAGCCACCGGGCTCAACAGCTGGAATCACATCTAACCATCCTGGAGGCTGAGCTACGCAAGGCCAGAGAGGAG GTAAGAGACAACCAGAGGTCATACAACAAACTACAGGAGGACTTGGGATCCAAGCAGCAGGAGGTTGACAGACTGCAGGGGGAGCTGCAGCAAGTTCTACTCCAACTGGACACACATGTCAG AAAGTACAATGAGAAGCAGAGTCAGCACAAGACCAAGCTCCGTCAGGCCAAGCAGGTCTTCCTCAAGGCTACTGCACAGAAGGACCGCATCATACAGAAACTGGAGAACGACTTGGTGCTGGCCTCCAGCCTCTCACACAAG GAGAAGGAAAGGATCAATACAGTGATGGAGGAAAATGAGAAACTTCTGGAAGAGAAGAGGGAACTTTTGCGAAATATAAGCGAGGCAGAGGAAATGGGCAGCAAAGGCATGAGGACTGCCTCAACTGTACAATACAG GGTCAACGTTTTAGAGATGGAAAACAGACAACTTCAGGATCGAACTCTGAAGCTCTCCAATCAAGTCAGTTCTTTGGAGCGTGCCCTAAGGAATGTCCAGTCACACTACAGCGTGGAG AATGCAAAGAAAGTGCCCCCCTCTGATAGCCTTTGTGATGGCATCCTGCGTACGTCTTCGCTAAG TCTGACATCAGGTTCATGTGACCCGCTGCACATCCTTGATGCGATCTGTCATGTGAAGGTGGGTGAGTGTGTGGTGGCGGATTCGACTGCTGCTGTGTCCATGCAGCAACCATCGGAGCAGGGCTACCTGAATCTCATCTCCCCCCTGGTTCCTCCAGACTCTAAAGGAACAGAGGAGAGCAATAATGACACCAACCAGGTATGA
- the ccdc30 gene encoding coiled-coil domain-containing protein 30 isoform X3, whose protein sequence is MNHEEVQTRLDGGIPLGTSAEERQGHPCQKLLDSEAKLQTATRELQTLRTQQAKEMLEVESYVAHIRGLLEERECLTADYERDNEHLRQELHQIRQRQESQSKELAEMLAQEDLGEIGLSSPSEQVAYLLVERATLLERLEAVERRLESQSLTENLREVHQQDYIHHTMGVELRNQREDMKKTIDNMKCASQSPWKKLFGLRRSGQSKHNITPAHSEEISQEKNEHQRLERDLEEASRRLAMAHQDIRRLTNEVDAAKNNLDPSGSELQGTVQEVENLRKEVDKLKHCDMMKLQRAKEQNDKLDAENRALRERVLTLDSEKKCLLDQLKVNDGKHDDPKDKSISSKPHQSGLLDQDEDGIHKRCREAMEDGVVQLKEMQRQLQRLHKQQEELEERNEELEALLGEAQNSSKEERHRHEGELEGLHRRIRGLEAELKMPGDPGKMMRNGENVKATESFLQLHLRDSSQERLALLEARLTEEKDWRKQLEVDLSAAQAALKKDKEALQISERELKKLRLEVNSLQRECQQGKTLIKSLTQVKGEKAVLEEKVAQMERSQSRLQSKLEYCKDSNRTQEDKLQEQADGLIAELISLQTAHNALREEMVAERLQSAELQAKLSSGVQEKLTAEGERARLKVEIQRLKEQLKWHDEQLSSSKEALISKKEPELQTADKESIMSPVERTQDEYSYQQELNLLQTKLEKECQLASQHQLALQAQVNEAQAHIKSQDLVLNQKAEEAKQMKQDLQRAQSLFSSAERELRYEKEKNLDLKRHNTLLDQEKLKLCAELKQVQKKLVQMEHSVQAQAAECECQQQKIRKLELELARNSTNRSTTTSLQEELQAERVRLMAADKKVLELQQQLKNAQHQLRVEEARAGESSRLERDSRDLADTISALRTKQQEEHITRKLLEQREEELQQQLRSLRLKEASMTKTNAELSHRAQQLESHLTILEAELRKAREEVRDNQRSYNKLQEDLGSKQQEVDRLQGELQQVLLQLDTHVRKYNEKQSQHKTKLRQAKQVFLKATAQKDRIIQKLENDLVLASSLSHKEKERINTVMEENEKLLEEKRELLRNISEAEEMGSKGMRTASTVQYRVNVLEMENRQLQDRTLKLSNQVSSLERALRNVQSHYSVENAKKVPPSDSLCDGILRTSSLSLTSGSCDPLHILDAICHVKVGECVVADSTAAVSMQQPSEQGYLNLISPLVPPDSKGTEESNNDTNQV, encoded by the exons GATGTTGGCTCAGGAGGACCTTGGGGAAATTGGTCTGAGCAGTCCCAGTGAGCAAGTGGCCTACCTTTTGGTGGAAAGGGCCACTTTACTGGAGAGGCTGGAGGCTGTAGAAAGGAGACTGGAAAGTCAGAGCCTCACTGAAAACTTAAGAGAAGTCCATCAACAG GACTATATTCACCACACAATGGGGGTGGAGCTGAGGAATCAGAGGGAGGATATGAAGAAAACCATAGATAACATGAAG TGTGCGTCCCAAAGTCCATGGAAGAAGTTGTTTGGGCTGCGCAGGTCTGGTCAAAGCAAACACAATATTACCCCT GCTCACAGCGAGGAGATTTCCCAAGAGAAAAATGAGCACCAGCGACTGGAACGAGACCTTGAAGAGGCATCCAGGAGGCTGGCAATGGCTCATCAGGATATCCGCAGACTCACCAATGAGGTGGATGCTGCCAAGAACAACCTGGACCCAAGTG GATCTGAGCTACAGGGAACAGTCCAAGAAGTAGAGAACCTGAGGAAGGAAGTGGACAAACTGAAACACTGTG ATATGATGAAGCTGCAGCGAGCCAAAGAGCAAAATGACAAACTAGATGCTGAGAACAGagctctgagagagagagtcctcACTTTAGACTCTGAAAAGAAATGTCTCTTGGATCAG TTGAAAGTAAATGATGGGAAACATGACGATCCAAAGGACAAGAGCATTAGCAGTAAACCCCATCAGTCTGGTTTGTTGGATCAAGACGAGGACGGTATTCACAAACG ATGTCGTGAAGCGATGGAAGACGGGGTTGTACAGTTGAAAGAGATGCAAAGACAACTCCAGAGGCTCCACAAGCAACAAGAAGAGCTTGAGGAGAGGAACGAGGAACTGGAGGCTCTGCTGGGGGAGGCCCAGAACTCCAGCAAGGAGGAGAGACATCGCCACGAGGGAGAACTTGAAGGACTCCACAGAAGG ATCAGAGGCCTGGAGGCAGAGCTCAAGATGCCAGGTGACCCAGGAAAAATGATGAGGAATggagaaaatgtaaaagccACTGAGTCCTTCTTACAACTGCATCTAAGGGACAGCAGCCAGGAGAGACTAGCTCTGCTAGAGGCTCGTCTGACAGAGGAGAAGGACTGGAGGAAACAGCTGGAGGTAGACCTCAGTGCTGCCCAGGCTGCCCTCAAGAAAGACAAGGAG GCTCTGCAGATAAGTGAGCGAGAGCTGAAGAAGCTAAGACTAGAGGTCAACAGCCTTCAGAGAGAATGCCAACAAGGGAAAACACTCATCAAGAGCCTCACTCAAGTCAAAGGGGAGAAAGCCGTTCTGGAGGAAAAG GTTGCTCAGATGGAGCGTTCCCAGAGCCGACTGCAGAGCAAGCTGGAATACTGCAAGGACAGTAACCGAACCCAGGAGGACAAGTTGCAGGAGCAGGCTGACGGGCTTATTGCTGAACTCATCAGCCTCCAGACAGCACACAATGCCTTGAG GGAAGAGATGGTTGCTGAGCGGCTGCAGTCGGCTGAGCTCCAGGCAAAGCTGAGCTCAGGTGTCCAGGAAAAGCTGACAGCCGAGGGAGAAAGAGCTAGGCTGAAGGTAGAGATCCAGCGCCTTAAAGAGCAGCTGAAGTGGCACGATGAGCAGCTCTCGTCTTCAAAGGAAGCACTTATTAGCAAAAAGGAGCCTGAACTGCAAACAGCTGATAAAGAATCCATTATGAGTCCAGTGGAGAGGACGCAGGATGAGTACTCATATCAG CAGGAGCTGAATCTTCTCCAGACCAAGCTGGAAAAGGAGTGTCAGCTGGCCTCACAGCACCAACTGGCCCTGCAGGCTCAGGTCAATGAAGCCCAGGCACATATAAAG TCCCAGGACTTAGTGCTGAACCAGAAGGCAGAGGAGGCTAAACAGATGAAGCAGGACCTGCAGAGGGCCCAGAGCCTTTTCTCCTCAGCAGAGCGAGAGCTGCGCTACGAGAAAGAGAAGAACCTGGATCTGAAGAGACATAATACCCTGCTGGATCAGGAAAAACTCAAG CTTTGTGCAGAGCTGAAGCAGGTCCAGAAAAAGCTGGTCCAGATGGAGCATAGTGTCCAAGCTCAGGCGGCTGAGTGTGAATGTCAGCAGCAGAAAATTCGAAAGCTGGAATTGGAACTTGCACGTAACTCAACAAATCGCAGCACCACCACTAGTTTGCAGGAAGAGCTACAGGCAGAGAGGGTGCGGCTGATGGCTGCTGACAAAAAG GTGTtagagctgcagcagcagcttaagAATGCCCAGCACCAGCTGCGAGTGGAGGAAGCTCGGGCAGGTGAGAGCAGTCGTCTGGAGAGGGACAGCAGGGATCTGGCCGATACCATATCAGCCCTGAGAACcaagcagcaggaggagcacaTTACCAG GAAGCTGTTGGAGCAGCGTGAGGAGGAGCTGCAACAGCAGTTACGGTCACTCAGGCTGAAGGAGGCCTCCATGACCAAGACAAATGCAGAGCTCAGCCACCGGGCTCAACAGCTGGAATCACATCTAACCATCCTGGAGGCTGAGCTACGCAAGGCCAGAGAGGAG GTAAGAGACAACCAGAGGTCATACAACAAACTACAGGAGGACTTGGGATCCAAGCAGCAGGAGGTTGACAGACTGCAGGGGGAGCTGCAGCAAGTTCTACTCCAACTGGACACACATGTCAG AAAGTACAATGAGAAGCAGAGTCAGCACAAGACCAAGCTCCGTCAGGCCAAGCAGGTCTTCCTCAAGGCTACTGCACAGAAGGACCGCATCATACAGAAACTGGAGAACGACTTGGTGCTGGCCTCCAGCCTCTCACACAAG GAGAAGGAAAGGATCAATACAGTGATGGAGGAAAATGAGAAACTTCTGGAAGAGAAGAGGGAACTTTTGCGAAATATAAGCGAGGCAGAGGAAATGGGCAGCAAAGGCATGAGGACTGCCTCAACTGTACAATACAG GGTCAACGTTTTAGAGATGGAAAACAGACAACTTCAGGATCGAACTCTGAAGCTCTCCAATCAAGTCAGTTCTTTGGAGCGTGCCCTAAGGAATGTCCAGTCACACTACAGCGTGGAG AATGCAAAGAAAGTGCCCCCCTCTGATAGCCTTTGTGATGGCATCCTGCGTACGTCTTCGCTAAG TCTGACATCAGGTTCATGTGACCCGCTGCACATCCTTGATGCGATCTGTCATGTGAAGGTGGGTGAGTGTGTGGTGGCGGATTCGACTGCTGCTGTGTCCATGCAGCAACCATCGGAGCAGGGCTACCTGAATCTCATCTCCCCCCTGGTTCCTCCAGACTCTAAAGGAACAGAGGAGAGCAATAATGACACCAACCAGGTATGA
- the ccdc30 gene encoding coiled-coil domain-containing protein 30 isoform X4 produces the protein MNHEEVQTRLDGGIPLGTSAEERQGHPCQKLLDSEAKLQTATRELQTLRTQQAKEMLEVESYVAHIRGLLEERECLTADYERDNEHLRQELHQIRQRQESQSKELAEMLAQEDLGEIGLSSPSEQVAYLLVERATLLERLEAVERRLESQSLTENLREVHQQDYIHHTMGVELRNQREDMKKTIDNMKQCASQSPWKKLFGLRRSGQSKHNITPAHSEEISQEKNEHQRLERDLEEASRRLAMAHQDIRRLTNEVDAAKNNLDPSDMMKLQRAKEQNDKLDAENRALRERVLTLDSEKKCLLDQLKVNDGKHDDPKDKSISSKPHQSGLLDQDEDGIHKRCREAMEDGVVQLKEMQRQLQRLHKQQEELEERNEELEALLGEAQNSSKEERHRHEGELEGLHRRIRGLEAELKMPGDPGKMMRNGENVKATESFLQLHLRDSSQERLALLEARLTEEKDWRKQLEVDLSAAQAALKKDKEALQISERELKKLRLEVNSLQRECQQGKTLIKSLTQVKGEKAVLEEKVAQMERSQSRLQSKLEYCKDSNRTQEDKLQEQADGLIAELISLQTAHNALREEMVAERLQSAELQAKLSSGVQEKLTAEGERARLKVEIQRLKEQLKWHDEQLSSSKEALISKKEPELQTADKESIMSPVERTQDEYSYQQELNLLQTKLEKECQLASQHQLALQAQVNEAQAHIKSQDLVLNQKAEEAKQMKQDLQRAQSLFSSAERELRYEKEKNLDLKRHNTLLDQEKLKLCAELKQVQKKLVQMEHSVQAQAAECECQQQKIRKLELELARNSTNRSTTTSLQEELQAERVRLMAADKKVLELQQQLKNAQHQLRVEEARAGESSRLERDSRDLADTISALRTKQQEEHITRKLLEQREEELQQQLRSLRLKEASMTKTNAELSHRAQQLESHLTILEAELRKAREEVRDNQRSYNKLQEDLGSKQQEVDRLQGELQQVLLQLDTHVRKYNEKQSQHKTKLRQAKQVFLKATAQKDRIIQKLENDLVLASSLSHKEKERINTVMEENEKLLEEKRELLRNISEAEEMGSKGMRTASTVQYRVNVLEMENRQLQDRTLKLSNQVSSLERALRNVQSHYSVENAKKVPPSDSLCDGILRTSSLSLTSGSCDPLHILDAICHVKVGECVVADSTAAVSMQQPSEQGYLNLISPLVPPDSKGTEESNNDTNQV, from the exons GATGTTGGCTCAGGAGGACCTTGGGGAAATTGGTCTGAGCAGTCCCAGTGAGCAAGTGGCCTACCTTTTGGTGGAAAGGGCCACTTTACTGGAGAGGCTGGAGGCTGTAGAAAGGAGACTGGAAAGTCAGAGCCTCACTGAAAACTTAAGAGAAGTCCATCAACAG GACTATATTCACCACACAATGGGGGTGGAGCTGAGGAATCAGAGGGAGGATATGAAGAAAACCATAGATAACATGAAG CAGTGTGCGTCCCAAAGTCCATGGAAGAAGTTGTTTGGGCTGCGCAGGTCTGGTCAAAGCAAACACAATATTACCCCT GCTCACAGCGAGGAGATTTCCCAAGAGAAAAATGAGCACCAGCGACTGGAACGAGACCTTGAAGAGGCATCCAGGAGGCTGGCAATGGCTCATCAGGATATCCGCAGACTCACCAATGAGGTGGATGCTGCCAAGAACAACCTGGACCCAAGTG ATATGATGAAGCTGCAGCGAGCCAAAGAGCAAAATGACAAACTAGATGCTGAGAACAGagctctgagagagagagtcctcACTTTAGACTCTGAAAAGAAATGTCTCTTGGATCAG TTGAAAGTAAATGATGGGAAACATGACGATCCAAAGGACAAGAGCATTAGCAGTAAACCCCATCAGTCTGGTTTGTTGGATCAAGACGAGGACGGTATTCACAAACG ATGTCGTGAAGCGATGGAAGACGGGGTTGTACAGTTGAAAGAGATGCAAAGACAACTCCAGAGGCTCCACAAGCAACAAGAAGAGCTTGAGGAGAGGAACGAGGAACTGGAGGCTCTGCTGGGGGAGGCCCAGAACTCCAGCAAGGAGGAGAGACATCGCCACGAGGGAGAACTTGAAGGACTCCACAGAAGG ATCAGAGGCCTGGAGGCAGAGCTCAAGATGCCAGGTGACCCAGGAAAAATGATGAGGAATggagaaaatgtaaaagccACTGAGTCCTTCTTACAACTGCATCTAAGGGACAGCAGCCAGGAGAGACTAGCTCTGCTAGAGGCTCGTCTGACAGAGGAGAAGGACTGGAGGAAACAGCTGGAGGTAGACCTCAGTGCTGCCCAGGCTGCCCTCAAGAAAGACAAGGAG GCTCTGCAGATAAGTGAGCGAGAGCTGAAGAAGCTAAGACTAGAGGTCAACAGCCTTCAGAGAGAATGCCAACAAGGGAAAACACTCATCAAGAGCCTCACTCAAGTCAAAGGGGAGAAAGCCGTTCTGGAGGAAAAG GTTGCTCAGATGGAGCGTTCCCAGAGCCGACTGCAGAGCAAGCTGGAATACTGCAAGGACAGTAACCGAACCCAGGAGGACAAGTTGCAGGAGCAGGCTGACGGGCTTATTGCTGAACTCATCAGCCTCCAGACAGCACACAATGCCTTGAG GGAAGAGATGGTTGCTGAGCGGCTGCAGTCGGCTGAGCTCCAGGCAAAGCTGAGCTCAGGTGTCCAGGAAAAGCTGACAGCCGAGGGAGAAAGAGCTAGGCTGAAGGTAGAGATCCAGCGCCTTAAAGAGCAGCTGAAGTGGCACGATGAGCAGCTCTCGTCTTCAAAGGAAGCACTTATTAGCAAAAAGGAGCCTGAACTGCAAACAGCTGATAAAGAATCCATTATGAGTCCAGTGGAGAGGACGCAGGATGAGTACTCATATCAG CAGGAGCTGAATCTTCTCCAGACCAAGCTGGAAAAGGAGTGTCAGCTGGCCTCACAGCACCAACTGGCCCTGCAGGCTCAGGTCAATGAAGCCCAGGCACATATAAAG TCCCAGGACTTAGTGCTGAACCAGAAGGCAGAGGAGGCTAAACAGATGAAGCAGGACCTGCAGAGGGCCCAGAGCCTTTTCTCCTCAGCAGAGCGAGAGCTGCGCTACGAGAAAGAGAAGAACCTGGATCTGAAGAGACATAATACCCTGCTGGATCAGGAAAAACTCAAG CTTTGTGCAGAGCTGAAGCAGGTCCAGAAAAAGCTGGTCCAGATGGAGCATAGTGTCCAAGCTCAGGCGGCTGAGTGTGAATGTCAGCAGCAGAAAATTCGAAAGCTGGAATTGGAACTTGCACGTAACTCAACAAATCGCAGCACCACCACTAGTTTGCAGGAAGAGCTACAGGCAGAGAGGGTGCGGCTGATGGCTGCTGACAAAAAG GTGTtagagctgcagcagcagcttaagAATGCCCAGCACCAGCTGCGAGTGGAGGAAGCTCGGGCAGGTGAGAGCAGTCGTCTGGAGAGGGACAGCAGGGATCTGGCCGATACCATATCAGCCCTGAGAACcaagcagcaggaggagcacaTTACCAG GAAGCTGTTGGAGCAGCGTGAGGAGGAGCTGCAACAGCAGTTACGGTCACTCAGGCTGAAGGAGGCCTCCATGACCAAGACAAATGCAGAGCTCAGCCACCGGGCTCAACAGCTGGAATCACATCTAACCATCCTGGAGGCTGAGCTACGCAAGGCCAGAGAGGAG GTAAGAGACAACCAGAGGTCATACAACAAACTACAGGAGGACTTGGGATCCAAGCAGCAGGAGGTTGACAGACTGCAGGGGGAGCTGCAGCAAGTTCTACTCCAACTGGACACACATGTCAG AAAGTACAATGAGAAGCAGAGTCAGCACAAGACCAAGCTCCGTCAGGCCAAGCAGGTCTTCCTCAAGGCTACTGCACAGAAGGACCGCATCATACAGAAACTGGAGAACGACTTGGTGCTGGCCTCCAGCCTCTCACACAAG GAGAAGGAAAGGATCAATACAGTGATGGAGGAAAATGAGAAACTTCTGGAAGAGAAGAGGGAACTTTTGCGAAATATAAGCGAGGCAGAGGAAATGGGCAGCAAAGGCATGAGGACTGCCTCAACTGTACAATACAG GGTCAACGTTTTAGAGATGGAAAACAGACAACTTCAGGATCGAACTCTGAAGCTCTCCAATCAAGTCAGTTCTTTGGAGCGTGCCCTAAGGAATGTCCAGTCACACTACAGCGTGGAG AATGCAAAGAAAGTGCCCCCCTCTGATAGCCTTTGTGATGGCATCCTGCGTACGTCTTCGCTAAG TCTGACATCAGGTTCATGTGACCCGCTGCACATCCTTGATGCGATCTGTCATGTGAAGGTGGGTGAGTGTGTGGTGGCGGATTCGACTGCTGCTGTGTCCATGCAGCAACCATCGGAGCAGGGCTACCTGAATCTCATCTCCCCCCTGGTTCCTCCAGACTCTAAAGGAACAGAGGAGAGCAATAATGACACCAACCAGGTATGA